One window of the Bos indicus isolate NIAB-ARS_2022 breed Sahiwal x Tharparkar chromosome 15, NIAB-ARS_B.indTharparkar_mat_pri_1.0, whole genome shotgun sequence genome contains the following:
- the LOC139187159 gene encoding olfactory receptor 52A1-like has translation MSISNVTIFMPSVLTLIGIPGLESVQCWIGIPFCAMYLIAMIGNFLLLIIIISEHSLHQPMHIFLGMLGVTDIALSTSIVPKMLGIFWFHVTEIYFDSCLLQMWLIHTFQCTESGILLAMALDRYVAICYPLRHAAIFSHQLVTQIAAMVTLRAAILVAPCLVLIKFRLQFYHTTVISHSYCEHMAVVKLAAENIRVNKIYGLFVAFTVTGLDIVLIMLSYIQIFITVFRLPQKEARLKAFNTCVAHICVFLQFYSLGFFSFFAHRFGSHIPPYIHILFSSTYLLVPPFLNPLVYGAKTKQIRVPMVKIFCSKNLL, from the coding sequence ATGTCCATTTCCAACGTTACAATCTTCATGCCTTCTGTATTGACCCTTATAGGGATCCCAGGCCTAGAGTCTGTGCAGTGCTGGATTGGGATTCCATTTTGTGCCATGTATCTAATCGCTATGATTGGAAATTTCTTGCTTTTGATTATCATCATATCAGAACACAGCCTCCATCAGCCCATGCATATTTTCCTAGGCATGTTAGGAGTCACAGATATTGCTCTCAGCACAAGCATTGTGCCCAAGATGCTTGGAATCTTCTGGTTTCATGTAACAGAGATATATTTTGATTCTTGCTTGCTTCAAATGTGGCTCATCCACACATTTCAGTGCACAGAATCAGGCATCCTCCTAGCCATGGCTCTGGACCGCTATGTAGCCATCTGTTATCCTCTCAGACATGCTGCCATCTTCTCTCACCAGTTAGTCACTCAAATAGCAGCTATGGTAACACTCAGGGCTGCCATTCTTGTAGCACCATGCCTAGTACTGATAAAGTTTCGATTACAATTTTACCATACAACAGTCATCTCTCATTCCTACTGTGAACATATGGCTGTTGTGAAACTGGCTGCAGAAAATATCAGGGTCAACAAAATCTATGGTTTGTTTGTGGCCTTCACTGTTACTGGGCTTGACATTGTATTAATCATGTTGTCCTACATACAGATATTCATCACAGTTTTTCGTTTGCCTCAGAAGGAGGCTAGGTTGAAAGCATTCAACACTTGTGTCGCTCACATCTGTGTCTTCCTCCAGTTCTACTCCCTtggtttcttctccttttttgcaCATAGATTTGGTTCTCACATTCCTCCTTATATTCACATCCTCTTTTCTAGCACTTATCTGCTGGTCCCTCCATTTCTTAATCCACTTGTCTATGGTGCAAAGACCAAGCAGATCCGTGTCCCTatggtaaaaatattttgttcaaaAAATTTACTGTGA